A portion of the Daphnia magna isolate NIES linkage group LG4, ASM2063170v1.1, whole genome shotgun sequence genome contains these proteins:
- the LOC123471049 gene encoding LOW QUALITY PROTEIN: signal transducer and activator of transcription 5B-like (The sequence of the model RefSeq protein was modified relative to this genomic sequence to represent the inferred CDS: inserted 1 base in 1 codon), with protein sequence MAKGEASGEILNNTGTMEYQKASRQLSVSFRNMQLRKIKRAEKKGTESVMDEKFSLLFQSKFSVGGGELVFQVWTLSLPVVVIVHGNQEPHAWATVTWDNAFAEPGRTPFVVPEKVPWSQVAETLSTKFRSATGRALTESNQRFLASKAFRNPNLQLPLVGPEAGNLMLTWSQFCKEPLYESNFTFWEWFYALMKLTREHLRAPWMDNTIVGFIGRKQTEDLLKQCLRGTFMLRFSDSEXGGVTIAWVGDSSEVFMLQPFTSKDFAIRTLADRVSDLKHLIYLYPDIPKDQAFGKYYTPFTDSQTPTNGYVKPLLVTHVPGWSSGGGNLETGSYPPTPQGFYNPQVLPTTEWQLSPRRSDYVLSYVGRNGRAMSYGTIQPYLDSRKHLKLQTGHTVTVIALHGQRIQISCSVINLTSSGSYLEFREKDGDIAKQPVINRVYTSKSNTMAVYSQIVKDADWFNCKWKTTDSYPIHKLCRDIEAKTINGAIQSMDLAEESHRFCTFSIVVPLDQHVQISCSVVSLASGCGLKFHEERGWMNEAGLISTRPIIDRNYTSKGNKMFIQADSFDNKRCRFDCTWKTTTTPTYRLCFYKRAKSLNGTIQPLDDAGMDGPRFCPFTITAARTDQLIRISCSVVKLTTVLSSLRFYDGRDAGANVIAYPPIANKVYTSKGNTLVVFSWKFDDDWFDCEWATVQASS encoded by the exons atggccaaAGGAGAGGCATCGGGGGAGATTCTCAATAACACGGGCACGATGGAATACCAAAAAGCTTCACGTCAACTCTCTGTCTCATTCAG AAACATGCAACTGAGAAAGATCAAGCGTGCCGAAAAGAAAGGCACCGAATCGGTGATGGATGAAAAGTTTTCTCTCCTCTTTCAATCCAAGTTTTCGGTAGGCGGCGGAGAATTGGTATTCCAG GTCTGGACTTTATCCTTGCCCGTGGTAGTTATCGTGCACGGCAACCAAGAGCCTCATGCTTGGGCGACAGTTACCTGGGACAATGCATTCGCCGAACCCGGCCGTACGCCGTTTGTCGTGCCGGAAAAGGTGCCCTGGTCTCAGGTTGCGGAGACGCTCTCAACTAAATTTCGTTCGGCCACCGGTCGTGCTCTGACGGAAAGCAACCAGCGATTCTTAGCCTCGAAGGCTTTCCGCAACCCGAACCTGCAGTTGCCTCTGGTTGGCCCCGAAGCAGGCAATTTAATGCTTACATGGTCTCAGTTTTGCAAAGAGCCACTGTACGAAAGCAACTTTACCTTTTGGGAATGGTTCTACGCCCTGATGAAGCTCACTAGGGAGCACCTACGTGCGCCATGGATGGATAA CACCATCGTTGGTTTTATCGGCCGAAAGCAAACAGAAGACTTATTGAAACAGTGTCTACGGGGTACGTTCATGCTGCGCTTCTCCGATTCTG CTGGGGGCGTCACCATTGCGTGGGTTGGAG ATTCAAGTGAAGTTTTTATGCTACAACCCTTCACGAGCAAGGATTTTGCCATCCGCACGCTGGCCGATCGTGTTTCGGACTTGAAACACCTAATCTATCTGTATCCTGACATACCGAAAGACCAGGCGTTCGGCAAATACTACACGCCGTTTACCGACAGCCAGACGCCCACCAACGGTTACGTCAAGCCATTGCTCGTTACTCACGTACCTGG TTGGAGTAGTGGTGGTGGTAACCTGGAAACGGGTAGCTACCCGCCAACGCCGCAAGGGTTCTACAACCCACAGGTTCTGCCAACAACAGAGTGGCAGCTTTCTCCTCGTAGAAGTGATTACGTACTTTCCTACG TCGGCCGTAATGGTCGGGCAATGTCCTACGGTACCATTCAACCCTATTTAGATTCCAGGAAACATCTAAAGTTACAAACCGGACATACCGTTACCGTCATCGCACTTCATGGCCAGCGTATTCAAATATCATGCTCGGTTATCAACCTCACTAGCAGCGGAAGTTATTTGGAA TTCAGAGAGAAAGACGGAGACATCGCTAAACAACCTGTCATCAACCGAGTGTACACATCAAAGAGCAATACAATGGCCGTCTATTCTCAAATCGTCAAAGATGCTGATTGGTTTAATTGCAAGTGGAAGACCACCGATTCCTATCCCATCCATAAAC TTTGTCGTGACATCGAGGCAAAAACCATTAATGGAGCCATCCAGTCCATGGATTTAGCAGAAGAATCGCACAGATTTTGCACGTTCTCGATCGTCGTACCTCTTGATCAACACGTTCAAATATCTTGCTCTGTCGTTAGCCTCGCCAGCGGATGCGGATTGAAA TTCCACGAGGAAAGGGGCTGGATGAACGAGGCCGGCTTGATTTCTACCCGGCCAATCATAGACAGGAATTATACttcaaaaggaaataaaatgtTCATACAAGCTGATAGCTTCGACAACAAACGATGTCGGTTTGACTGCACGTGGAAGACGACCACAACACCTACATACCGAC tttgtttttatAAGAGAGCAAAATCTCTCAATGGAACCATCCAACCATTAGACGATGCAGGAATGGATGGGCCTAGATTTTGTCCCTTTACCATTACCGCAGCACGCACTGATCAGTTGATACGAATTTCATGCTCGGTCGTCAAACTCACAACTGTACTAAGTTCACTGAGA TTTTACGACGGGCGGGATGCCGGAGCCAATGTTATTGCTTATCCACCAATCGCCAACAAAGTTTACACTTCAAAAGGTAATACACTTGTTGTATTTTCCTGGAAGTTTGATGATGACTGGTTTGATTGCGAGTGGGCGACTGTTCAAGCATCTAGTTAA